TACCACATACAGAGCACTCATGGTCCTTTTCTCCTGTGTGAATTTTAATATGTTTACCAAGGTCTCCACTCATTGTGAAAGCCTTTCCACAAATGGGACAAAGATGTGTTCTCTCTCCAGTGTGAATTTTATGGTGTTTTTTCAGGTCACTATTAGAAATAAAAGTCTTTCCACACACAGAGCAATGAAAAGGTCTCTCACCAGTATGGACACGCATATGTTCTTTAAGAGTAAAGGAACGAGTGAAACCCTTTCCACATTCTGGGCATTCAAAAGTTTTTTCTCCTCCATAATGCTTAACATACATTCTGCTTTTGGAGAAAACAGAACTGGGACTAGTAACTACacctgtattatttttttctgtacttttaCATCCTGTTGGGCTACTTTCTGACTCCTCATCCCCTTCAGAACCTTGGTTCCGTTCTGAACTGTCAGTGACATTGGCATTTTCATGATGaggtatattatttgaaaatggaTTCACACCTGTATGAACTTGCATGTGTACTTGAAGAGTATAGGCACGAGTGAAGGTTCTTTTGCATTCATCACACTGAAAGGGTCTGTCTGCTGTACGCTGTCTAATTTGAACACTGGACTCATGATAATCAGGACTAGGCTTGTATTTATGATAactagtatttctgacttttcttAACTCTGAAATAAAACTTGGAGCTGAGTTGCTTTCACAACTAAGACTTTTGGCTGCTTCTGTTAATTCCGTTTTTGGATCCTGCCGGTGATTCGTGTTTCCCTTGACATCTAAACTGTCCGATTCTTCATTATCAACTTCAGAAACATCATCAATGTTAGGTTCTCCCATTTCCTCTGCTTCAGACCCATCAtagacatcatcatcatccatttcCTTGAATAGAAATACATGTACAGTACTGGATCCCTAGTAAGGCAGCTCCGAATCTACCATGACTTACCAAATATAATTCcttttttccttcactttttaCACCTAGAACAGAAAAAAATCAGTTTCAGAACATCAGCACTTGTAGTAAATACAATAAGTCCTAAAGTCACCATCCTTTATTCAATAACAACAAAGCACTCAAGTATAATTTCTTAAACATGGTAGTATAAAGGGCTCTACATTgacaaaaataaatctaaacattgtaataaatattatcttcaataactatactatataaaatactgtaaaatatcCTTATGCTACACAGATACAATCCATTTACATTACTACTTTTGACCAAGCCTTCACCTAACTGGAGCGAACAAAAAGATCTGGTTAACTATACATATTCTAGAATTATGTCAATGACAGAAAAGAGTGGTGAAACTAATTTATTTCACATTTAATCATGTAACATTAAAAATTATGTGAATGTGattgaaagaaaaagaagtgtGTATTTGATGAGAAGTAGCCATAAGACATACATTAGGAAGTTGAATGTCAACCAGTAACAGTTTAGTCCCAATGGTGCTATGAACTTAAATTACTTCTTTCTTGTGGTTGGCTGTTAGTCTCCAGTTACTGTAACTGTTAAGTAGAGGTACATTAAATTAAGATGCAAGGGTATTTCCAAATGGTTTTAAGAAATAGAAGTCAATTTTGGAGATTTGCAAAATGTGAAAGACAAATACACAATGGTTTTTGCTTGTCATAAAGAATAGGTTCACAAAAAATCCATTAATTACATACTCAACCCATAATCAAGGACTTCAGATCATCCAGACACTAAAATTCCTTGAACtgtagtgagaagaaagagagcaAACTTAACTGAGCAATGGGCATGCAAAGTGGATCCTCACGGTCCCTTCCAGAGAACCCAGCTGATATATGCAAGACCATAGTGAAAGATTTACATTTTGTCCTTCAACTTGTGCTACATATACTTTTTCCGTTCTTGCCTGCCTGAAATTACCTTTCCTTCCAATTATTTCAATTTCTCACATCGCACTTATGAACCCAATTATAGTATGGTACTTTTTTCCAGACAAAAATACTTAGTCACACCACTTATAATGTTCAAAACCAAGAGGGCACTACTGCAGATGCCCAGACCAATGTATGATGAATGAAAAATGTTGATTTTCTGATAACACAAaaatttaatcaatttgtattttccctAATATACAAACCTGAATTCTTTACACTGGGAATTTTCTCTTGGGCTACCTGAAAACtggttaagaaaaattaaaacaatgcgAGCAAGTAGGTGGAGCCTCACCTCACTCAACCCAAAGGATCCTGTGATGATTCAGTAATCTCTTAAATGCCTTTAGTGTTCTCTTAACCACCTTTAGTAAGGATGTGTGCTGCTCATCTCCCAACAAGTTTTTTCTCTTCCTGCCATTTCATTTGCAATTGATTCTATAGTTCTGCATTTTTGATTGgtgtatattttctatatttctgtGCTTTTGATTGGCGTATACCGtgtctttttttgtatgtttgctTATCTATCACACAAACCAAAGAATTATCCAAGTCCAGTGTTAAAAAGCACAGGAAGTGTCCTGTTACAGGCAGTCCCAGATTAACGGTGGGGGTTCCATTACTGGCCGAGTGCTGCCAGCCGAAAATCAACGATAACAGCACTGACAGACTGTTTAATGGTGCCGTTAACCAGAAATCAGTGAGGCTAACGGGAGATTGGTGCCCATAAACAGCTTACCAACGTCGATAAATCGCATACTGTTGTACAAAATTCCTTACCAGCACCGAAAATCCAGTTGACGGCGTTGCTAGACAAATGCCGTAAAACCAGATTGCCGTTAAATAATGCCACCAGTAAgtgaggactgcctgtatagctAACAACCTGTGCTCCTGTTACTTAGCCTTTACTGAAACTGACCCTCAAATAACTTTAGCATGCATAGACTTCACGTTTGCAATGTAAGTAGCCCGTTCTGAATGTCGTGAGTGGTCTCCAGAGCAATGGAGGCATTTTGAGTCAAAGAAATACAAGAGGAAAGGCATTGCTCAGCCAtgggagggtttcgactcttcagTGGTGACAGATGACGCCATTCCTTCTTGTTCCATTTCTCCTTCCCTAAACTGTCTTCCAGGTGCTTCCTCCTTAGAAGAATTTACCCCTTCCTCTTTGCCTGCTGCGGCGTTAATAGTAAATGTTTCTGAGAGGTGTTTGGGAGGACTTATTGTTGATTTGGTTGCTCACTCTAAAGGAGGACAAGATTCTTTTTGTGATTTAGTTTCAGGTTTGGATGTAGACAGCACTACTCTCTGTGAGTACTTGTCAACTTTAAGCCTTCCTGGAGAAAATGGTTGCAGGGACTACTTTCACATCTTATGGCCTCCCCATCTCGCCCCTTCTACTGCTGAGAACGTTCCGCCTTCTGTGTTGATGATGTCTAAATGAAAGGCTTCGGCAGCTGTCTCTGTCACAACTGCTTGTGTGTCTATAGCTGTTAATCTACTCATATATCCACATCCCTGAACACCTCATCCTTCAATGCTCCACATTGTAGGTTCATGTGAATAATCCTTCACTGTCTACTGCTTCTACTCTTCAGACTTTACTGGAGAGAGTTGCAGCCCTTGAAGAGATTGACCACTCTGTCTCTACGATACCTCAGAAGAAATATCATAGATCTACTTCTCCAAATTCTCAGGATTCATCTTCCTCTTCACTTAAGAAGATTCGCAATCTCCATCTGGATCCTGCTCTGCTTCTCCTGCTTCAGTGAGGAAGGTGATCACTCATCTCACAGCCGTATTCCTGCCTCCACAGTTGTTACTGGTCCCTCCACGGCCATTTCTTTGACAAAGCCACATGGCCGCTTGATCACGACCATGACTTCTTCCTATCGTTACACAGTTACAGCATCTCATACGTATTTCCTCATCTGCAGTTAGGAACATTAAAGCAATAGATCAAGTTTTGCCAGAAGTGACTGTAATTCCTTCTTCTCCCCATCCTGCAGAAGCTACCAGACCATCAACCATAAGGAAAGATGATAAGGCTCCCATCAAGAAATCAAGTCTAGTATGGGTCGCAGACTCAATCTCAGTCACGTTCACTTGGCTGTGATGTTTCTCCGCCTACAAATTTTCATCCGCGTTGTTCCTTGCCTGTCACACAGAGGTCACCCCAGCGCTCTTGTGGGTGTGACTCCTCTCTGCAGACTTCATCCCGTGAATGGCCACAACAGCAGTCTGTGTCAAGTCTCCTCGTTACAGAAGTCTCACACTGCCACAACATTAGCTACAGCAACACTCATACAGCAAAGACTGTTCTCCACAacatttattttgtagagacCATTCTCCATAATGTCACAGTCCTGAACATTCATGCAAAATTCAATGAGTTTCATCTCATCAAGATTAGTTTTCCTCTATGCCAAAATCCCCAATTCATTCCACCTCTTGGAGAGGGGTAAAAAGAGAGCCTGTCTTCCCATCTTCTGATTCTCCAGGCAATACACAGCCCAATAAAGTTCTAGGCCCTGAACATGCATATACTTTAGTAGTGCTTTGGGACGAAGTAGAAGTTCCCAGGATAGACCTGATAAGCATTCTATGGGTTTAGAACTAGAAGATGCACTTCCACTTGACCTTGGTGCTAATGAGCTGGCCAAGACATACTGGACAGCCCCTCTTCCCGTCTTCAAAAGGAGATtggaaatatcacaatttttgaagtaaattgtattgtTCCTAACAATGCAAACCTGAGGTCATTTacttaaggaattactttcagcgccagctggaactcCGTCGTAAGATTCAATAACATGGTAGTTAGGCAGTAAttgcttgtccgatggtcaggAGTCCCACccaactggatgtaaacattccactttgctttaggcccaggaagagaatgaggggtggcatgaggtgggcctatatgtaaaggacctcaggtttgtatagttaggaaaaatggaatttttattctaaaattaatattaataatacttacctgtataatttatctagccctaaatccccaaaaaccgcaccaaaatttaccacattggcaaccctgttacctcctattctgtccgccagttggcaacactgtcgttgacagatacgaaaaccttccctcaaatcagttgtgataggcagatcgtggggtaggatgggtgggactagataaattatacaggtaagtattattaatattaattttagaataaaaattccatattaataaacattaccttaatataatttatctagcccgattaaccacattgaaaaggaggagggaatctgaatacaatttccccttcggacagaataggagaaaacaaacaaagaaatatatatcataggcagtcaaaactcaacccaaggtcaaagatactaacaactcaaagtctcctaccataatgccaccaactgcggtagcacaggacaaggagtaagtgcatagtcagtccgtctgtactaaagtcaggtgaccgaccaggtgaccagtcagacgaattgcggacagcaaggctgcaccctgaagactatcaagcactattctttccctaaaggatgagtgtctggactgtctgggcgattcaaagctaagcaaaccttgggggtgtatcaacgcaacccgaagtcgccagcaacgaattggctcatgagcaactcctaactcgagctttctggtgccaagagaaaggagcgcggagcaaaaaggcgattcagtcccgaaggacgaatgcctgacagtccaacctggtctcatgttacacgatcatcgggggtgtatcaacgcaaccgacttcgtcaacaagaaactcagggctactaaatgtcgcctgatctccacgagtgtctgactctgagaagacaggtgagacaaaaagtagatggtgagcgagtcaccagatgacagcagacgatccatcgactaattccctgtccaggacagtggaagaagcaggagtcgtcaggacaagcgaaccagtggctagtcctaggtcagcatcgactctgggagaagcgtagtcgccagtgccgacaacccagtggctggaacca
The sequence above is a segment of the Macrobrachium nipponense isolate FS-2020 chromosome 2, ASM1510439v2, whole genome shotgun sequence genome. Coding sequences within it:
- the LOC135220602 gene encoding gastrula zinc finger protein XlCGF28.1-like, which codes for MDDDDVYDGSEAEEMGEPNIDDVSEVDNEESDSLDVKGNTNHRQDPKTELTEAAKSLSCESNSAPSFISELRKVRNTSYHKYKPSPDYHESSVQIRQRTADRPFQCDECKRTFTRAYTLQVHMQVHTGVNPFSNNIPHHENANVTDSSERNQGSEGDEESESSPTGCKSTEKNNTGVVTSPSSVFSKSRMYVKHYGGEKTFECPECGKGFTRSFTLKEHMRVHTGERPFHCSVCGKTFISNSDLKKHHKIHTGERTHLCPICGKAFTMSGDLGKHIKIHTGEKDHECSVCGKRFTKNGNLKQHMRSHSGERPYKCKECGVSFTQSYHLKRHMGKHSGIGGKFKCQECGKSFPENGYLQRHLRVHSGEKPFKCSICERGFAQKTALQKHLILHQKAREKLVCQICGVEFEDKNWLYIHKMMIHYGRLPTSAEKEANLTGNKALCEEKMEKILNQIRGNDEVNKDLEKIKDDHHSNLKEIDNAVYIKEEMVTCDLKEEVD